Genomic DNA from Paenibacillus donghaensis:
CTACCGATTGCATTCTGAGAAGCTCCAGCGCAGCGAAACCGTGCTCCGCTTCCGCGGTTACCCTATAACTGCCGATCACTTCCTCGATCATTATCTTTAACCCTTCCTGAATTTTCTTCTCGTCTTCTACCAGCATCACATTGTACATTCCAATTCCCCCCATCGTAATGGCAGCCGGATTCTCCATAGTGTTCCGGAAGCCTCATCGCTCTCCACGCTTAAGCCGTATTCCACGCCATAAAGCAGTTGAATGCGATGGTGAATATTTTTGATGGCATAGCCTTTAAGTGTATCTCCAAACTTTGGACGGCTGCCGTCCCGCTCCGGCTTACACAACATCTGCTCGCGAACCTCCAATAAACGTTGCGGCGGCATCCCCACCCCATTATCCTGTACAGTCAGGAGCAAATCCTGATCCAGCACGGATGCCCTGATCGTTATCGTTAATCCGCTATTCCCCATTCCGTGCTCCAATGCATTCTCAACCAGTGGCTGAAGCAGCAGCTTTGGTACAAGACAAGATTCGAAGGACGGATCCACATACATTTCCGAACTCAGCTTCTCGCCATGCCTGGATAACTGAATTTGCAAATAAGCGTGAACGAACCGTATCTCCTCCTTCAATTGCACCGGCCGTTCCTGCTTGTCAACCGTGTATCTCAGCATTTTTCCCAAGCTGGCAACAATGTCGCTGATTTCGAGATTTCTCTCCTTCAGCGCCTGCATGCTTACCAATTCCAACGTGTTGTACAGAAAATGCGGATTAATCTGGCTTTGCAGAGCCGACAGCTCGGCTTCGCGTTCGCGCAGTTTCGTTTCATATACCTCCTTGACCAGTCGCTCCACTTCCGTCACCATCAGATTGAAACCCTGGGCCAATTGCCCGATTTCATCGCGATTCATCAAGCTCAAATCTGCCCGTTCGCTGAAAGCCCCGTCCTTTACCCGCCGCATGCGCGACTGAAGATAACGAATCGGCCTGACCAGCCGCTCTGACGTAAAGATCGCAAGCAAATAGGCAATGATAAGCGATATGACTGAAATGAGGATCGTAAATCCGACGATTTCCTTGCCGCC
This window encodes:
- a CDS encoding cache domain-containing sensor histidine kinase; this encodes MKRYISIRAKFITLFVLLITIPFLISGISTYNKFAEETEKNSRAYSMQIMNQVKINLENTIKDADRITVAPLYNEDVLRILEKHSYEEPGEEKLIPSAEITKMARVAASLTLDQPGIERMIFFTGDGIMYSVEEKLTQRYWNEKGNSWMQEVLNAEGRLVIIEPHETTYYKRTERVISAARALNHPATGQSIGVVKIDFNMKELEALLSEVWLSDNSQFYLTKDNGELLFPDELVNFPDTGPGDGTIDWNGQTYLYTTMHSKSTKVNIHGLIPMADLQRGGKEIVGFTILISVISLIIAYLLAIFTSERLVRPIRYLQSRMRRVKDGAFSERADLSLMNRDEIGQLAQGFNLMVTEVERLVKEVYETKLREREAELSALQSQINPHFLYNTLELVSMQALKERNLEISDIVASLGKMLRYTVDKQERPVQLKEEIRFVHAYLQIQLSRHGEKLSSEMYVDPSFESCLVPKLLLQPLVENALEHGMGNSGLTITIRASVLDQDLLLTVQDNGVGMPPQRLLEVREQMLCKPERDGSRPKFGDTLKGYAIKNIHHRIQLLYGVEYGLSVESDEASGTLWRIRLPLRWGELECTM